The Streptomyces halobius genomic interval AGGCGAGGGCGTGCGCACGTCCCAGGCCACGCCCCGCGCCGGTGACGATGACGACACGCCCATCGCAGATTCGAGTCATCTCAGCTCTCCTCGCCCGAAGTTGGGGTATCGACGGTGTCAGCAGTGTTGGTGTTGGTGGTGCTGGCGATGTTGGTAGTGGTGTCGGCGGTGTTGTCAGTATCGGTGGCAGTGACGATATGGGCTGTATTGGCAGTGGTGGCGGCACGGGCAGCATGAGCGGTATTGCCGGCATCGGCGGTTCCCGCAGCCGCCCAGGAAGCCGTCGACGCGTCGAGGAAAGTCGGCCGCTCTCCACCCCCGTGCACCAGCAGGCTCGCGCCGCTCACATACCTCGACAGGTCGGAGGCGAGAAAAGCACAGGCTTCCCCGACCTCGGCCGGTGTGGCCAGTCGGCCGAGCGGGACGGTGTTGCCGACGGCGGCGATACCGTCCTCATCTCCGTAGTGCAGGTGCGACAGCTCGGTGCGCACCATGCCGAGCGTGAGCGTGTTGACGCGGATTTTCGGGGCCCATTCGACGGCCATGGAGCGGGCCAGGTTCTCCAGGCCCGCCTTGGCAGCGCCGTACGCGGCGGTGCCGGGCGAGGCACGCGTCCCGCTGACGCTGCCGATCATGATGATTGAGCCGCCGGTTTCCTGATCCGCCATCACCTCACGAGCGGCGAGGGACGCGGTGATCGGGGAGGTCAGGTTCAACTCCACTAATTTGGCCACCTTCCGGGGAGTCGAGTCGGCCAGCAGACGGTACGGCGTGCCGCCCGCGTTGTTGACGAGCACGTCCAGACGCCCGTACTCGTCGCGTATCCGCCGGAAGAACACACCGACCGCGTCCGCGTCGCGCAGGTCGAGTTCCATGAACCGCGCCCTGCGCCCCGCCGCCCCTGACGGCCGGTCCGGAGGACGGCGCGCACACGCGATGACCTGCGCTCCGGCGGCCAGCAGGGTCATGGCGATCCCCGCGCCGACGCCGCGCGTACCGCCCGTGACGACCGCGACGCGGCCCGACAGATCGATGGTGAGCGTCATGCGACACCTCCCGCAGCGCTCCGTGCGCTGCTACCGTCTCAGTCACCAGCACCTAACAAACGTTTGGTGGAACGTGGAACGTAGGGGAAAGGTAGCTGATGTGCCCATGGGTGTCTCCACCTCTCGCCCCGCTCCGCCCCCGGATGCCGGCGGCGCCCCGACGGATGGCGTGATCGCCCTCATCACCGTCGACTTTCCCCCGGTCAACGCCCTTCCCGTACACGGCTGGTACGACCTGGCCGAGGCCGTACGGGCAGCCGGCCGGGACCCCGGCACCCGGTGTGTGGTGCTTGCCGCGGCCGGGCGCGGCTTCAACGCCGGCGTGGACATCAAGGAGCTGCAGCGGACCAGCGGGCACACCGCGCTGATCGGCGCCAATCGTGGCTGCTACGAGGCGTTCGCGGCGGTCTACGAGTGCGAAGTCCCGGTCGTCGCGGCGGTTCAGGGTTTCTGTCTGGGCGGCGGCATCGGGCTGGTGGGCAACGCGGACGCGATTGTGGCGAGCGACGACGCCACTTTCGGGCTGCCCGAACTGGACCGTGGCGCACTGGGCGCTGCCACCCATCTCGCCCGGCTCGTGCCGACGCACCTCATGCGCACGCTCTACTTCACCTCGCGCACCATCACCGCCCACGAGCTCCACCGGCACGGTTCCGTATGGGAGGTGGTACCGCGGGAGAAGGTGCTGGACACAGCGCTGGCGTTGGCGGCGGAAATCTCCGCGAAGGACGGGTACTTGATACGGCTGGCCAAGGCCGCGATCAATGGCATCGACCCGGTCGACGTACGCCGCAGCTACCGCTTCGAGCAGGGCTTCACCTTCGAGGCGAACCTCAGTGGCGTCGCCGACCGACATCGCGACACCTTCGCATCCCCATCTCCGTCTCCGTCCCCGTCCGCGCCTTCGTCCTTGCCCCCGTCCGCATCTCCGCCCCCGCCCCCGTGCGCATCTCCGTCCCCGTCCCGGTCCCCATCTCCGCCCCCGTCCGCGTCCTCGTCCCGGCCTTCGTCCCAGCCTCCGTCTCCATCCCCCTCGCCCTCCTCCCCCGCCAAGACCTCCCCGAAGGAGCCGCGTTGAGCGACAAGACCATGACCGCTGACGAGGCCGTGGGGCGGCTGGCGAGCGGAATGACGATCGGGATCGGCGGCTGGGGCTCGCGGCGTAAGCCGATGGCGCTGATACGGGCCCTGCTGCGGTCCGAGCTGACTGACCTGACCGTGGTCGCGTGCGGAGGTCCGGACGTGGGGCTGCTGGCCGCCGCGGGCAAGATCCGGCGCCTGATCGCACCGTTCGCCACCCTCGATTCGATCCCCCTCGAACCGCATTTCCGCGCCGCCCGCCAGAACGGCACCCTGGAGATGACGGAGCTGGATGAGGCCATGTTCATGTGGGGGCTGACCGCGGCCGGACAGCGCCTGCCGTTCATGCCGGTCCGCGCCGGTCTCGGCTCCGACGTACTGCGGGTCAACCCGCAGCTGCGGACGGTGGCTTCGCCGTACGAGGACGGGGAGGAGCTCGTCGCCGTCCCCGCGCTGCGGCTGGACGCCGCGCTGATCCATCTGCATCGCGCCGACGCCCGGGGCAACGGCCAGTACCTGGGCCCCGACCCGTACTTCGACGATCTGTTCTGCGAGGCCGCTGACTCCGCGTATCTGTCCTGCGAACGCATCGTGGACAGCGAGGAGTTGATGTCCGGGGGCGGGCCACAGACGATGCTCGTCAAGCGTCCGTTCGTGACCGGGGTCGTGGCGGCGCCGAACGGTGCGCACTTCACCGCCTGCGACCCGGACTACGGCCGTGACGAGGCATTCCAGACGGCTTATGCGAGGGCGGCCGCTGATCCGGAGGGGTGGGCGGTGTTCGTCAAGCGTTTCCTCTCCGGGGATGAGCGGGAGTATCAGTCCGCGGTCGCGGCCTTTCACGGGGCGATGGGAGGGGACGGCGTATGAGCTCCGCCTCAGCCGCCCCGGCCTCTTGGGACGACCTCCCCGGTCCCCCCGTCACCCGCGCCGAGTACTGCGTGCTGGCCTGCGCCGAGGCGTGGCGGGACGCCGGCGAGGTGCTCGCCAGTCCCATGGGCACCGTGCCCTCGATCGGTGCGCGGCTGGCCCGGCTGACCTTCTCCCCCGACCTGCTGCTCACCGACGGGGAGGCACTGCTGATCGGCGACGTGCCGGCCGTCGGTGAGCGGTCCGAGGTGACCGAGGGCTGGCTGCCGCACCGCCGGCATCTGGCGCTGGTCGCCACCGGGCGCCGGCACGTCATGATGGGCGCGAGTCAGATCGACCGTTTCGGCAACCAGAACATCTCCTGCGTCGGCACGTGGTCACGGCCGGCCCGCCAACTGCTCGGAGTGCGTGGCGCGCCCATCAACACCTTGAACAATCCAACGAGTTACTGGATTCCTCGGCACTCTCCCAGGAGCTTCGTCGAGCGGGTCGACATGGTCTGTGGCGTCGGTTACGACCGGGCCGCGGCGGCGGGTCCGTCCGCGACCCGCTACCACCGCATCTCCGAAGTCATCAGCGACCTGGGTGTATTCGACTTCGCGACGCCCGACCACAGGATGCGGCTGCGCTCGCTGCACCCCGGTGTGACCGTCGAGCAGGTTCGGGAAGCCACCGGGTTCGAACTGGTGGTGCCGTCGGAGGTCCCGTCGGAGATGTCGCCGGAGGCCCTGGCGAAGACGTCGTCGCAGGTCCCGACGGAGGTGTCCTCGAAGGTCCCGTCGGGGGTGCCGTACACCCGAAAGCCGACGGCGGCAGAGCTACGGCTGATCCGCGAGGTGATCGATCCCCATGGGCTGCGCGACCGCGAGGTGCGTACGCGATGACGGACCGCAGCCGACGCGACAACGGTCCGAGCGGTCCAGGCGGTCCGGGTGACCAGGGCAAACCAGGCGCTCCGGGTGACCAGGGCAGACCGGGTGGTCCGGGTGGTGACCGGGCCGGACCAGGCGGCCCGGCAGCCATGCCCCCGCCACTCCCACTGCCACCCCTCCGGACCCCCCTCACCGGTCTCGTCGGCGTACGGCACCCCCTCGTGCAGACCGGCATGGGGTGGGTGGCCGGGCCACGGCTGGTCTCGGCCGCCGCGAATGCCGGGGCGCTGGGGGTCCTGGCGTCCGCCACGATGACCGTGCAGGAGCTGCGGGCGGCCGTCCGCGAGGTCCGCTCCCGTACGGACGCGCCATTCGGGGTCAATCTGCGCGCCGATGCCGGTGATGCCGGGGAACGGGTGCGGGTGATCATCGACGAGGGGGTGAAGGTGGCTTCGTTCGCGCTGGCTCCCTCTCGTGAGCTGATCGCGCGGCTCAAGGGCGCGGGTGTGGTCGTGATCCCGTCAGTCGGGGCGCGTCGGCACGCCGAAAAGGTGGCGGCCTGGGGGGCCGACGCGGTGCTCGTCCAGGGCGCCGAGGGAGGCGGGCATACCGGCGAGGTGGCGACCAGTGTGCTGTTGCCGCAGGTCGTGGACGCGGTCGGGATCCCCGTCATCGCGGCCGGCGGGTTCCGCGACGGCCGGGGGCTGGTCGCCGCGCTCGCTTTCGGTGCTTCGGGGGTGGCGATGGGGACACGATTCCTCCTCACCTCCGACAGCACCGTCCCGTACCCGGTCAAGGAGCGTTATCTGGCCGCGTCGGTCAAGGACATCACCGTCACGACGAGGGTGGACGGGCTGCCGCACCGGATGCTGCGTACCGATCTCGTCAACTCGCTTGAGAGGAGCGGGCGTTCGGCCACGCTGCTACGGGCCGTCCGGTATGCGGTGGCCTTCCGGAAACGGTCGGGGTTGTGCTGGTCCCAGATGGTGCGCGATGGGCTCGCGATGAGGCGTGGCAGAGAGCTGACGTGGAGCCAGGTGCTGCTGGCGGCCACTACGCCGATGATGCTGCGGGCCGCGATGGTCGAGGGGCGGCCGGATCTGGGGGTGATGGCCTCCGGCCAGGTCGCCGGGCTGATCGAGGATCTGCCGTCGTGCGCGGAGCTGGTGGACCGGATCATGACGGAGGCGCACGAGACGCTGGGGCGCCTGCGTGCGGTGCCGTAGTACCCAGGGTTGACGTCCGTGTGGCACTCTGGGCCGATTTTCTCCCGGCGCGTGTGGGCGATAATGGGGTAGAACGTATGAGCGCGTGAGGGCAAGGCCGACCAGCCTTCACGGACGGGGTTTCCAACGGGGGAGAGATTACGTGCGGAAGATCATGGCCATCGCTGTGGCAGGGGCGGTGTGCAGCACCTCGCTGACCCTGGCCACGGCCTCGAATGCGGCCGCTGCCCAGCGGACGCCGCAGTGCGTCAAGGTGCGGAAGTACTTCGACAAGGGCGGCCAGCACCACGTACGGCTGACGAATCTGTGCGCCAAGCGCACCTCGTGCTACGTCATCGTCATACCGCACCACAAGGATCCGCGCGGCCGTCTCAAGAAAGGCGTGACGAAGGACGTCCGCTACGGGCCGGCGTCGTGGCCGCGGGCGCTGTTCGTCAAGAACACACCCTGTAAGCACCGGGGACGTTAGCCGGCCGGCTCCACAGCCGAGCTCCGCAGCCAAGGGGTCGCCTGCGGCGGGCGTCAGTGCCCCGGGCGGCAGCTGAGGTCCGGGCGGCCGAGGTGGCCGGGTTCAGCGGTGTTCGTCCTCGGTCCGGCCCTGGCCGTCGTCCGGCTCACGCGTGGCCACCAAGTGGGCGCCTGGACGGGCCTTTACGCGGTGGGCATCGTCCTGGCCGGTCTGGGCGGCATCCTCGCCCGGCGCGGCTCCACCCGCCTGGCATCCGTGGCGGTAATCATCGGCTGCCCGTTGCTGGGGTTGGGAGACGCGACGGCAGGGCCGCTGTGAGACACCCCACAGAGACCCTGACAACCGCTCGCACCACTGCTCTCACAGCCGCTCGATGATCGTGACATTGGCCTGACCGCCGCCCTCGCACATGGTCTGCAGGCCGTAGCGTCCGCCGGTGCGTTCCAGTTCGTGCAGGAGCGTGGTCATCAGCTTGGCGCCGGTGGCGCCGAGGGGGTGGCCGAGGGCGATGGCGCCGCCATTGACGTTGACCTTGTCCGGGTCGGCGCCGGTCTCCTTCAGCCAGGCCAGGACCACCGATGCGAACGCCTCGTTGATCTCGATCAGGTCGATCTCGTCGAGGGTGAGGCCGCTCTTCTTGAGTGCGTGCGCGGTGGCGGGGATGGGCGCGGTGAGCATCCGGATGGGGTCCTCGCCGCGTACCGAGAGGTGGTGGATACGGGCGCGTGGAGTCAGCCCGTGTTCGCCGACCGCGCGTGCGCTGGCGAGCAGCAACGCCGAGGCGCCGTCGGAGACTTGGGAGGAGAGGGCGGCAGTCATCCGGCCCCTCTCGACCAGCGGCTTGAGGCCCGCCATCTTCTCCAGCGAGGTGTCGCGGCGCGGCCCTTCGTCCAGGGTGACGTCCCGGTACGGCACGGTTTCCCGAGCGAAGCGGCCCTCGTCCATGGCGCGGAGCGCGCGCCGGTGTGAACGGAGCGCGAACTCCTCCATGTCGCGGCGGGAGATGCCCCACTGCTCGGCGATCAGTTCGGCGCCGTAGAACTGGTTCACCGGGCGGTCGCCGTAACGGGCGCGCCAGCCCTCACTGCCCGCGAACGGGCCGTCGGTGAGGCCGAGCGCTTCGGTGGCCTGCCGGCTGGCGAAGGCGATCGGGATCATCGACATGTTCTGGGTGCCGCCGGCGACGACGAGGTCCTGGGTGCCGGAGAGTACGCCCTGCGCCGCGAAGTGCACGGCCTGCTGCGAGGATCCGCACTGCCGGTCGACGGTGACGCCCGGCACCTCCTCGGGGAGCCCGGCCGCCAGCCAGGCCGTGCGGGCGATGTCACCGGCCTGCGGTCCTACGGTGTCCAGGCAGCCGAGGACCACGTCCTCGACGGCGGCCGGGTCCACGTCCGTACGGTCCATCAGCGCCTTGAGGACATGCGCGCCGAGGTCGGCGGGGTGCACGGCGGCGAGCCCGCCATTGCGCCTGCCGACCGGGGTGCGTAGCGCATCGACGATATAGGCCTCGGCCATGGGACTGCTCCTCCGGTTGGGCGTCGAGTGGATCGCGGACGCGTGGATTGCGGACGTGTGGGTTGCGGGGTGTGGATCGCTGACGTGCGGTTACATGAGATGTGGATGTGCGGGCGTGTCGATGGCGGACGTCGTGGATCAGGTACGTACGGCGATGCCGTCCAGCACCATCGACAGGTACTGGCGGGCGATCTCCTCCGGGCTGTGGTGTCCGTCCGGCCGGTACCAGCTCGCCGCGACCCAGACGGTGTCCCGGACGAAGCGGTAGGTCAGCCGGATATCGAGATCGGCGCGGAAGACCCCCTCGGTCACGCCCCGCTCCAGCGTGCCCAGCCATGCCTTCTCGAACTTCTGCTGGGAGTCGGTGAGATAGCCGAAGCGGGGCTGGGCGGCGAGGTGCCTGGACTCCTTCTGGTAGATGGCGACGGCGGGCCGGTGCCGGTCGATCTCCCGGAACGACTCCGTGACCAGGGCTTCGATGGTCTCCCTGGGACCGAGTCCGGCGGCGAGTACCGCGTCGTAGCCGTCCCAGAGCTCGGTCAGGAAGGTGGCGAGGATCTCGTCCACCATCGATTCCTTGGAGTCGAAGTGGTAATAGAGGCTGCCGGCGAGCATGCCCGCCGCGTCGGCGATCTTCCGTACGGTCGTGGCGTTGTAGCCCTGGGCGGCGAATACCTCGGCGGCGGTGTTCAGCAGCTCGCGACGGCGCTCCGGGGACGCGCTCACGGTCACCGTCTTCTTCTTGGCGCCTCGGACGTTCTTCTTGGTGCCTCGGGCGTCGTTCTTGGCGTCCGCGTTGCGCTTGGCGTCCGCGTTGCGCTTGGCGTTCGCGGTGGTCTTGGCGTTCGCGGTGGTCTTGGCGTTCTTCGGGGTTGGCACGTGGCCATTGTCGCTCCGTATTCCCGTCGCATCCGTACCCGATCCGTGCCGGATTCCCCTCCGTATGCGGGCCGGGCCCGATCTCCTGTGCCGGCTCACGCGTGCTGGCTGCTGACCGGGACGACCTCGCCGGTCATGTACGAGGAGTAGTCGCTGGCGAGGAAGACGATGACATTGGCGACCTCCCAGGGCTCGGCATGGCGCCCGAACGCTTCCCGGGAGGTGAGCTCGGCCAGCAGCTCCTCGGTGGTGACCTTGGCGAGATGCGGATGCATGGCCAGGCTCGGCGAGACGGCGTTCACCCGGACCCCGTACGCGGCGGCCTCGACGGCGGCGCAGCGGGTCAGGGCCATCACCCCGGCCTTGGCGGCGGCGTAGTGCGCCTGGCCACGCTGGGCGCGCCAGCCGACGACCGAGGCGTTGTTGACGATGACGCCCGAGCCACCGCGTGCGCCCGAGCCACCACGTACCCCGGAGCCACCGCTGAAGTCGCCACGTACCCCGGAGCCACTGCTCAAGCCGCCGCGTACGCCGGAGCCACCGCTTACGTCGGAGCCACCGCGCACGCAGGCCGCGCCGCGATCGCCGCCGCCCTCATCCGCCTCGCGCATCCGGCGGAGCGCGGCGCGGGTGCAGCGGAAGGTGCCGTTCAGGGTGACGTCGAGGACCTTGCCCCATTGGTCGTCGGTCATCTCCACGAGATCGGCGGTGCCGCCGAGGCCGGCGTTGTTGACGACGATGTCGAGTCGGCCGTGCCGCTCTTCCACCAGGTCGAAGAGGGCGACGACCTGCGCTTCGTCGGTGACGTCGCACGGCAGGGCGGCGACCCTCCGGGCGCCGAACTCCTCGGCGAGCCGGTCCTCGGCTTCCTTGAGCCGGCGCGCATGGGCGTCGGAGAGGACGACGTCCGCGCCCTCCTCCAGCAGCTTGCGTGCGGTGGCACCGCCGATGCCGGCGCCCGCGGCGGCGGTGACGACGGCCGTCCGGCCGGCCAGCAGCCCATGCCCGGGAACGTACGAAGGCACGTACGAAGTCCGGGGCGAAGGAGCGGAAGAAGGCACGTACGCAGGAGGGGACGAAGCAACGCGCGGAGGCTTCTCGGTCGTCATGGCCGTACGCTAACCTACCAAACACTTGTTAGGGAACGGTTGGAGGCAGCTTGGAGCATCCGGTAACTCCGCCCGCCCCCGCACCCCTCAGGGGTCGCGTCAGGAAAGAGGCCGCCCGTCGATGGATCTTGAACATGCCCCGGAGGACGAGGAGTTCAGGCACACCGCACGCGCCTGGCTCACCACGCACGTGCCCGTCACCCCGCTCCCCTCGCTGGAGACCGAGGAGGGCTTCGCCGCCCACCGGAAATGGGAGCGCACCCTGGCCGCGGACCGCTGGTCGGTGGTCTCCTGGCCCGAGGAGTACGGCGGCCGGGGCGCGTCCCTCGCGCGCTGGCTGATCTTCGAGGAGGAGTACTACGCCGCGAACGCGCCCGGCCGGGTCAGCCAGAACGGCATCAGCCTCCTCGCCCCGACGCTCTTCGAGCACGGCTCCCCCGCCCAACTCGCCCGCGTGCTGCCGCCGATGGCGAGCGGCGAGGTCGTCTGGGCGCAGGCATGGTCCGAGCCGGAGGCCGGATCGGACCTCGCGTCGCTGCGCTCCAGGGCCGTACGGACCGAGGGCGGCTGGCTGCTCAGCGGGCACAAGACGTGGTCCTCTCGGGCGGCGTTCGCCGATCGGGCGTTCGGACTGTTCCGCAGCGATCCGAACGCGGACCGGCCGCACCGCGGGCTGACGTATGTCATGTTCGATCTTCGCGCGCCCGGCGTGACCGTACGGCCCATCGCGCGTCTGGACGGCAAACCCGCCTTCGCCGAACTCTTCCTCGACGAGGTCTTCGTCCCGGACGAAGACGTCATCGGCGAGCCGGGCCAAGGGTGGCGGGTCGCGATGAGCACGGCGGGCAATGAGCGCGGCCTCACCCTGCGCAGCCCCGGCCGCTTCACAGCGGCCGCCGAGCGTCTGGTCGCGCTGTGGCGGCGTGCCGATCCGTCCGATACGGCGCTGCGCGACCGGGTCGCCGACGCGGTCATCGGCGCCCGCGCGTATCACCTCTTCACCCGGGCCCATGCCGACCGGCTCGCCGCGGGCGCCAGTCTGGGTGACGGTCCGGGCGCCGGCCTGGGTGCCCATCCGGGTGCCGGGGGTCTGGGTGGCGATCCGAGTGGCGGTCTGGGTGGCGATTCCAGCCTCAACAAGGTCTTCTGGTCCGAGCTGGACATCGCCCTGCACGAGACCGCGCTCGACCTCCTCGGCGCCGAGGGCGAACTCGCCGGCCATGCCAACGACTCTCCGGACCAGGGCGGTTGGGCGGACGGCTGGCTCTTCTCGCTGGCCGGTCCGATCTACGCAGGTACCAATGAGATCCAGCGCGACATCATCGCCGAGCGGCTGCTGGGACTGCCGAAGGGGCGACGGTGACGGGTGGGGCGGGCGGCGACCCCGGATGGGTGAAGGACGGGCAGGCCAGGGTGACGCCCCGGATGGTCGGGGTGACGGGCCGGGGCGGAGTGACGTGCCGGATGGGCAGGGTGGCGGCCACAGGTGGGAGCGGCGGAGGTCGGAGATCCGCAGAACGGGCGGGCCTTGCGGGGCACATGTCCCGTCGCGCGACGGGAGGACGCCGAGGGTGACTTTTCTTCTCGACGATGAGCAGCACGAGTTCGGCCGGACACTCGACCGGATGCTGAGCGCAGCCGATGTCGCGGGTGCGGTACGCGCATGGGGAGCGGACGACACCGGTCCCGGACGAAAGGTGTGGCAACGGCTGGCGGACGCGGGGGTGTTCGCTCTCGCGGTGCCGGAGGAATACGGGGGCGCGGCGCCGGATGGCCATAAGGGCGCTCCCCAGGACGGGCGTTGCGGCGAGGCTCCGGTGGGGAATGACGGCGCAGCACCGGAAGGGTACCGGGCGAGTGGCCTGCTCCCTCTGCTCACTGTCGAAATGTCCCTGGCTTTCGTCGTGTTGGGATGTCATGCGATGCCAGGGCCGGTCGTCGAAACGGTCGCCGCGGCCGCCCTGCTGCGACGGCTGGACGATCCGGCGCTCAACAGGCGCTGGCTCCCCGGAATCGCCACGGGCGGTCACCTCGTCTCGTACACGGATCAGGCGCACGGGCCGTACGCGCTGGACGCGGCAGCCGCCGACACGCGGTTCGTCATCATGGACGACCGGCTGCTGTGCGCGGCGGGCCACGGACCGGTCCAGCCCTCGCTCGACCCGGCACGGCGGCTCGCCCGGCCCGCACTCGACGACGAGGTGCTGGCGAGCGGGCCGGAGGTACGGGCAGCCGCCGCGCATGCCGCCGATGTCGCGGCGTTGCTCACGGCTGCCCAGGCGCTGGGGGTCGGACGCCGACTGCTGGCCGACACCATCACCTATGTGCAGCAGCGCAAGCAGTTCGGTGTGGCCATCGGCTCGTTCCAGGCGGTGAAGCACCGGCTGGCGGACGCCCTGCTGGCCTTGGAATTCGCGCAGCCCTTGGTGTTCGCGGCGGCGGTGGCACTGGCGGGCGGGGAGCGGCGTGCGCACGGGGAGCGGCGTACGCGTGGGGATGTCGCCGCGGCGAAGGTTGCCGCGGGCGAGGCGGCGTACGGCGCGGCGCGCACGGCGCTTCAGCTGCACGGTGCGGTCGGCTACACCGAGGAGCTGGATCTGTCGCTGTGGATCCGCAAGGCGCGGGCGCTGCGGAGCGCGTGGGGAACGCCATCGGCGTGCCGGGCGCGCGTGCTGGCGGG includes:
- a CDS encoding SDR family oxidoreductase; translated protein: MTLTIDLSGRVAVVTGGTRGVGAGIAMTLLAAGAQVIACARRPPDRPSGAAGRRARFMELDLRDADAVGVFFRRIRDEYGRLDVLVNNAGGTPYRLLADSTPRKVAKLVELNLTSPITASLAAREVMADQETGGSIIMIGSVSGTRASPGTAAYGAAKAGLENLARSMAVEWAPKIRVNTLTLGMVRTELSHLHYGDEDGIAAVGNTVPLGRLATPAEVGEACAFLASDLSRYVSGASLLVHGGGERPTFLDASTASWAAAGTADAGNTAHAARAATTANTAHIVTATDTDNTADTTTNIASTTNTNTADTVDTPTSGEES
- a CDS encoding CoA transferase subunit A — its product is MSDKTMTADEAVGRLASGMTIGIGGWGSRRKPMALIRALLRSELTDLTVVACGGPDVGLLAAAGKIRRLIAPFATLDSIPLEPHFRAARQNGTLEMTELDEAMFMWGLTAAGQRLPFMPVRAGLGSDVLRVNPQLRTVASPYEDGEELVAVPALRLDAALIHLHRADARGNGQYLGPDPYFDDLFCEAADSAYLSCERIVDSEELMSGGGPQTMLVKRPFVTGVVAAPNGAHFTACDPDYGRDEAFQTAYARAAADPEGWAVFVKRFLSGDEREYQSAVAAFHGAMGGDGV
- a CDS encoding CoA-transferase subunit beta, which codes for MSSASAAPASWDDLPGPPVTRAEYCVLACAEAWRDAGEVLASPMGTVPSIGARLARLTFSPDLLLTDGEALLIGDVPAVGERSEVTEGWLPHRRHLALVATGRRHVMMGASQIDRFGNQNISCVGTWSRPARQLLGVRGAPINTLNNPTSYWIPRHSPRSFVERVDMVCGVGYDRAAAAGPSATRYHRISEVISDLGVFDFATPDHRMRLRSLHPGVTVEQVREATGFELVVPSEVPSEMSPEALAKTSSQVPTEVSSKVPSGVPYTRKPTAAELRLIREVIDPHGLRDREVRTR
- a CDS encoding NAD(P)H-dependent flavin oxidoreductase; its protein translation is MPPPLPLPPLRTPLTGLVGVRHPLVQTGMGWVAGPRLVSAAANAGALGVLASATMTVQELRAAVREVRSRTDAPFGVNLRADAGDAGERVRVIIDEGVKVASFALAPSRELIARLKGAGVVVIPSVGARRHAEKVAAWGADAVLVQGAEGGGHTGEVATSVLLPQVVDAVGIPVIAAGGFRDGRGLVAALAFGASGVAMGTRFLLTSDSTVPYPVKERYLAASVKDITVTTRVDGLPHRMLRTDLVNSLERSGRSATLLRAVRYAVAFRKRSGLCWSQMVRDGLAMRRGRELTWSQVLLAATTPMMLRAAMVEGRPDLGVMASGQVAGLIEDLPSCAELVDRIMTEAHETLGRLRAVP
- a CDS encoding acetyl-CoA C-acetyltransferase, encoding MAEAYIVDALRTPVGRRNGGLAAVHPADLGAHVLKALMDRTDVDPAAVEDVVLGCLDTVGPQAGDIARTAWLAAGLPEEVPGVTVDRQCGSSQQAVHFAAQGVLSGTQDLVVAGGTQNMSMIPIAFASRQATEALGLTDGPFAGSEGWRARYGDRPVNQFYGAELIAEQWGISRRDMEEFALRSHRRALRAMDEGRFARETVPYRDVTLDEGPRRDTSLEKMAGLKPLVERGRMTAALSSQVSDGASALLLASARAVGEHGLTPRARIHHLSVRGEDPIRMLTAPIPATAHALKKSGLTLDEIDLIEINEAFASVVLAWLKETGADPDKVNVNGGAIALGHPLGATGAKLMTTLLHELERTGGRYGLQTMCEGGGQANVTIIERL
- a CDS encoding TetR/AcrR family transcriptional regulator yields the protein MSASPERRRELLNTAAEVFAAQGYNATTVRKIADAAGMLAGSLYYHFDSKESMVDEILATFLTELWDGYDAVLAAGLGPRETIEALVTESFREIDRHRPAVAIYQKESRHLAAQPRFGYLTDSQQKFEKAWLGTLERGVTEGVFRADLDIRLTYRFVRDTVWVAASWYRPDGHHSPEEIARQYLSMVLDGIAVRT
- a CDS encoding SDR family oxidoreductase, with translation MPSYVPGHGLLAGRTAVVTAAAGAGIGGATARKLLEEGADVVLSDAHARRLKEAEDRLAEEFGARRVAALPCDVTDEAQVVALFDLVEERHGRLDIVVNNAGLGGTADLVEMTDDQWGKVLDVTLNGTFRCTRAALRRMREADEGGGDRGAACVRGGSDVSGGSGVRGGLSSGSGVRGDFSGGSGVRGGSGARGGSGVIVNNASVVGWRAQRGQAHYAAAKAGVMALTRCAAVEAAAYGVRVNAVSPSLAMHPHLAKVTTEELLAELTSREAFGRHAEPWEVANVIVFLASDYSSYMTGEVVPVSSQHA
- a CDS encoding acyl-CoA dehydrogenase family protein, coding for MDLEHAPEDEEFRHTARAWLTTHVPVTPLPSLETEEGFAAHRKWERTLAADRWSVVSWPEEYGGRGASLARWLIFEEEYYAANAPGRVSQNGISLLAPTLFEHGSPAQLARVLPPMASGEVVWAQAWSEPEAGSDLASLRSRAVRTEGGWLLSGHKTWSSRAAFADRAFGLFRSDPNADRPHRGLTYVMFDLRAPGVTVRPIARLDGKPAFAELFLDEVFVPDEDVIGEPGQGWRVAMSTAGNERGLTLRSPGRFTAAAERLVALWRRADPSDTALRDRVADAVIGARAYHLFTRAHADRLAAGASLGDGPGAGLGAHPGAGGLGGDPSGGLGGDSSLNKVFWSELDIALHETALDLLGAEGELAGHANDSPDQGGWADGWLFSLAGPIYAGTNEIQRDIIAERLLGLPKGRR
- a CDS encoding acyl-CoA dehydrogenase family protein, which translates into the protein MTFLLDDEQHEFGRTLDRMLSAADVAGAVRAWGADDTGPGRKVWQRLADAGVFALAVPEEYGGAAPDGHKGAPQDGRCGEAPVGNDGAAPEGYRASGLLPLLTVEMSLAFVVLGCHAMPGPVVETVAAAALLRRLDDPALNRRWLPGIATGGHLVSYTDQAHGPYALDAAAADTRFVIMDDRLLCAAGHGPVQPSLDPARRLARPALDDEVLASGPEVRAAAAHAADVAALLTAAQALGVGRRLLADTITYVQQRKQFGVAIGSFQAVKHRLADALLALEFAQPLVFAAAVALAGGERRAHGERRTRGDVAAAKVAAGEAAYGAARTALQLHGAVGYTEELDLSLWIRKARALRSAWGTPSACRARVLAGAP